The Chitinophagales bacterium DNA window GACTTGACTGTGCAGTCCCATTTGCTGATCCCGAAAATTTCTTCCGGAACTTTAATTTTCATGTCTTCTTTCACTTTAACCTGGCAAGCGAGCCTCCAATTTTCTGAGGCTTCTTTACGGGTGAGGTGATTCATTTCTGTTGGCAGCACATCACCGCCTCCTTCCATCACCTGGCATTTGCACATGGCGCAAGTACCCCCTCCACCACAGGCAGAAGGAAGAAAAATACTCTTTTCTGAAAGTGCAGTAAGCAAATTAGAACCCGGTGATACAGACATTGGGTTTTCGTCATCACCATTAATGGTTAAAGTAAGTTCTCCCGAAGGCACCAACTTAGATTTTGCAAAAAGCAAAAGTGCTGTCAGTGACATTAATATAATCAGGAATGCTACAATGCTGAACAATATAACTGTGAAATCCATATCTATTTGACTTCTGTATTTATAATTTAATTCCCATGAATCCCATAAAGGCAACTCCCATAAGACCTGTAATAATAAATGCTATTCCCAAACCTCTTAAAGGGGCAGGTACATTTGAGTATTTGATTTTTTCGCGAATCGCAGCAATACCAATTATAGCAAGGAAAAAGCCAGTTCCAGAACCCAAACCAAAAGCAGTTGCCTGACCAAATTCATATTCTCTTGAAACCATAAAGAGTGACCCTCCAAGAATGGAACAGTTTACAGTAATCAATGGCAGGAAAATTCCCAAAGAGACGTATAGCGGAGGGAAGAATTTTTCTACAACCATTTCTACCAACTGAACCATTGATGCAATAACAGCAATAAAAACAATGAAGTTTAAAAATGTAAGGTCAACACCAAAC harbors:
- the nqrE gene encoding NADH:ubiquinone reductase (Na(+)-transporting) subunit E, whose protein sequence is MLEYVNIFIKAVFIENMILAYFLGMCSYLAVSKTLKTAFGLGLAVIFVLGITIPVNWLIHEFLLKESGLFGVDLTFLNFIVFIAVIASMVQLVEMVVEKFFPPLYVSLGIFLPLITVNCSILGGSLFMVSREYEFGQATAFGLGSGTGFFLAIIGIAAIREKIKYSNVPAPLRGLGIAFIITGLMGVAFMGFMGIKL